A region from the Desulfomarina profundi genome encodes:
- a CDS encoding 3'-5' exoribonuclease YhaM family protein: MKKKIFIEQLKQGDRIDDLFLVKSARLAETKAGKPYLILAVMDRSGEVSGPVWENALEMQKICQPGIIIKISGVIQSYRDALQLKVERVQSVPRGEVDLGEFLPVSPRNRKEMADELSSLIRTISNPYLKKLLGRFFGREDDLLIFRDAPAAKGIHHAYIGGLLEHSLSMARLCHLLADHYDGVNRSLLLTGALLHDIGKLKELQANDGVVEYTVPGRLKGHLVIGCELVGRTAERIKNFPGDLLVQLQHLILSHHGRQEFGSPVVPMTVEAMILSFVDDLDAKMNLIEQLRRKMNSEDMEWTEYQRTLERYLYLGGFKEKTEQTDTKKKDVNRRQPSLFPGPEPD; encoded by the coding sequence ATGAAAAAAAAGATATTTATTGAGCAGCTGAAACAGGGAGATCGGATTGATGATCTCTTCCTTGTCAAGTCGGCACGCCTCGCAGAGACGAAGGCGGGGAAGCCGTATCTCATCCTGGCTGTAATGGACAGAAGTGGTGAGGTCAGTGGTCCTGTGTGGGAAAATGCTCTTGAAATGCAGAAAATATGCCAGCCCGGAATTATAATAAAAATTTCCGGTGTGATACAGTCGTACCGGGATGCACTTCAGCTGAAAGTTGAGCGGGTTCAGTCTGTACCCCGTGGGGAAGTGGATCTAGGGGAATTCCTCCCGGTTTCACCCAGGAACAGGAAGGAAATGGCGGATGAGCTGTCTTCACTTATCAGGACCATCAGTAACCCGTACCTTAAAAAACTTCTGGGTCGCTTTTTCGGCAGGGAAGATGATCTGCTGATTTTTCGTGATGCCCCCGCAGCAAAAGGAATTCACCATGCCTATATCGGTGGCCTGCTCGAACACTCTCTTTCCATGGCCAGACTCTGTCATCTCCTGGCGGATCATTACGATGGTGTGAACCGTTCCCTTCTCCTTACCGGAGCTCTGCTCCATGATATCGGCAAATTGAAGGAACTTCAGGCAAATGATGGTGTGGTGGAGTATACTGTGCCAGGCAGGCTGAAGGGGCATCTTGTTATCGGTTGCGAACTGGTGGGAAGAACGGCAGAACGCATAAAGAATTTTCCGGGAGACCTGCTTGTACAGTTGCAGCATCTGATTCTCAGCCACCATGGTCGGCAGGAATTCGGTTCTCCTGTTGTGCCGATGACTGTTGAGGCTATGATACTCAGTTTTGTTGATGATCTTGACGCGAAGATGAACCTGATAGAACAGTTGCGTCGGAAGATGAACAGCGAAGATATGGAATGGACTGAATATCAGAGAACTCTCGAGAGGTATCTCTACCTTGGAGGTTTCAAGGAAAAAACTGAGCAGACAGACACGAAGAAAAAGGATGTCAATCGTCGTCAACCGTCTCTTTTTCCTGGACCGGAACCAGATTGA